A genomic region of Miscanthus floridulus cultivar M001 chromosome 3, ASM1932011v1, whole genome shotgun sequence contains the following coding sequences:
- the LOC136546649 gene encoding GTPase LSG1-2-like produces the protein MAGGGKKEKGEGLGRALIRQRNKAAAAAKERGEALAFGRRRAMPLESVIDVSDIDAVLQRAAEADQLAEGASVSSDSDLVIDLDATGETEEERRRLRKEQEALHASSLRVPRRPPWHSQMTVEELDANERRAFLVWRRNLARLEENDKLVLTPFEKNIDIWRQLWRVLERSDLLVMVVDARDPLFYRCPDLEVHAKEIDEHKRTMLLVNKADLLPLNIRKRWADYFKAHDILSVFWSAKAATATLEGKKLSGYSEEESASLDLDTKIYGRDELLMKLQAEAESIVAQRRTSTTVDDQEASSSDSVSSVAKHVVVGFVGYPNVGKSSTINALVGEKRTGVTHTPGKTKHFQTLIISEELTLCDCPGLVFPSFSSSRHEMVACGVLPIDRMAKHREAIQVVADRVPRDIFEQIYKITLPKPKPYEPQSRPPTAAELLRAYCASRGHVSHAGLPDETRAARQILKDYIDGKIPHFELPPGVTDSEVDLEQIIGSEGPTTSAANESDADEEGEDGVDPAEPDMRDVLDDLESFDLGNGGSKTTAKKKEASHKHHKKPQRKKDRSWRVGNDGGDGTAVVRVYQKPAVNLSAVSASGRA, from the exons ATGGCGGGCGgcgggaagaaggagaagggcgaGGGACTCGGGCGCGCGCTGATCCGGCAGCGGAAcaaggcggcggcggccgccaagGAACGGGGCGAGGCGCTCGCTTTCGGCCGCCGCCGCGCGATGCCGCTCGAGTCCGTCATCGACGTCAGCGACATCGACGCCGTGCTCCAGCGGGCCGCGGAGGCCGACCAGCTCGCCGAGGGCGCGTCCGTCTCCTCCGACTCCGACCTCGTTATCGACCT GGATGCGACGGGGGAGACGGAAGAGGAGAGGCGGCGGCTTCGCAAGGAGCAGGAGGCCCTGCACGCCAGCAGCCTCAGGGTCCCCAGACG ACCGCCATGGCATAGTCAGATGACCGTGGAGGAGCTTGATGCGAATGAGCGGCGGGCCTTCCTGGTATGGCGCAGGAATCTTGCGAG ATTGGAAGAGAATGATAAGCTTGTCCTGACTCCCTTTGAGAAGAATATTGACATCTGGAGACAACTCTGGAGAGTGCTTGAACGCAGTGATTTG TTGGTTATGGTGGTTGATGCTCGGGATCCTTTATTCTACCGGTGCCCTGATCTTGAG GTACATGCAAAGGAAATTGATGAACACAAGAGAACGATGCTCCTTGTTAACAAGGCTGATCTGTTGCCATTAAATATCAG GAAGAGATGGGCTGATTATTTTAAGGCACATGATATTCTCTCTGTGTTCTGGTCGGCTAAGGCTGCCACTGCCACATTAGAAGGCAAAAAGTTAAGTGGATACTCTGAAGAAGAATCTGCTTCACTTGATTTGGATACCAAGATATATGGCAGAGATGAACTGTTGATGAAGCTGCAAGCTGAGGCAGAATCTATTGTAGCTCAGAGAAGGACCTCGACTACTGTAGATGATCAGGAAGCCAGTTCTTCAGATTCTGTTTCTTCAGTGGCTAAGCATGTAGTTGTTGGATTTGTTGGCTATCCAAATGTTGGAAAGAGTTCAACAATAAATGCTTTGGTTGGGGAGAAGAGGACTGGTGTTACTCACACACCTGGCAAGACAAAACATTTCCAGACACTGATAATCTCTGAAGAGCTTACTCTGTGTGATTGCCCTGGTCTGGTCTTCCCATCCTTTTCAAGCTCAAGGCATGAGATGGTGGCATGTGGTGTCTTGCCGATTGATAGGATGGCAAAGCACCGGGAAGCTATTCAAGTGGTCGCAGATCGTGTCCCAAGGGATATCTTTGAGCAGATTTACAAAATCACCTTGCCGAAGCCAAAGCCATATGAACCTCAGTCTCGGCCGCCAACTGCTGCTGAGCTGTTGCGAGCCTACTGTGCATCTCGTGGGCATGTCAGCCATGCCGGTCTGCCGGATGAGACCAGGGCTGCTCGACAGATACTGAAGGATTACATTGATGGTAAAATCCCACACTTTGAACTCCCTCCTGGCGTAACAGACTCTGAGGTGGATCTTGAACAAATCATCGGATCAGAAGGTCCAACTACTTCAGCAGCGAATGAATCAGATGCTGATGAAGAGGGTGAGGATGGAGTGGATCCTGCTGAACCAGACATGAGAGATGTCCTGGATGACCTCGAATCTTTTGACTTGGGCAATGGAGGGTCCAAAACTACTGCAAAGAAGAAAGAGGCATCCCACAAGCATCACAAGAAGCCCCAGCGGAAGAAGGATCGGTCCTGGAGGGTTGGCAATGATGGTGGCGATGGAACAGCAGTTGTAAGGGTGTATCAAAAACCCGCTGTTAATTTGTCCGCAGTCAGCGCAAGCGGCAGGGCCTGA
- the LOC136546650 gene encoding NDR1/HIN1-like protein 1 translates to MGQQLCEMHRARRRARIIATALLVASVATATVLVVYLVFRPLKPQASVVRAAVYRMAATAGNSSEGRGPPYTLAASVRFTTLLHNPSDRATVFYDSLFAYVTYRGETVAPPVPLPGMVQERGADVALSPRFGLGGAVPVPVSADTAQALEGDCAAHRVELRLVVMGRVKYRSGPLMTGWRGLYLRCDATVGLGVDATVGGDEAGDVPLLEYPKCSVDA, encoded by the coding sequence ATGGGGCAGCAGCTCTGCGAGATGCaccgcgcgcgccgccgcgcccgcaTCATCGCTACCGCCCTCCTCGTCGCCTCCGTCGCTACCGCCACCGTGCTCGTGGTGTACCTCGTCTTCCGTCCGCTGAAGCCGCAGGCCTCCGTGGTGCGCGCCGCCGTGTACCGCATGGCCGCGACCGCCGGAAACTCCTCGGAAGGGAGGGGTCCGCCATACACGCTCGCGGCGAGCGTGCGATTCACGACGCTGCTGCACAACCCGAGCGACCGCGCCACGGTGTTCTACGACAGCCTCTTTGCCTACGTGACATATCGCGGGGAGACGGTGGCGCCCCCCGTGCCGCTGCCCGGGATGGTCCAGGAGCGCGGTGCCGACGTGGCGCTGTCGCCGCGTTTCGGCCTTGGCGGCGCGGTGCCCGTGCCGGTGTCGGCAGACACGGCGCAGGCGCTGGAGGGCGACTGTGCGGCACACCGCGTCGAGCTCCGCCTCGTCGTCATGGGCCGGGTCAAGTACAGGAGCGGGCCATTGATGACCGGGTGGCGCGGGCTGTACCTGCGCTGTGATGCGACCGTCGGCCTCGGGGTGGACGCCACCGTGGGCGGGGACGAAGCCGGGGACGTGCCACTTCTCGAGTACCCCAAGTGCTCCGTCGACGCTTGA